In Actinoplanes derwentensis, the following proteins share a genomic window:
- a CDS encoding TFIIB-type zinc ribbon-containing protein translates to MHMTCPKCHGEMRVYERSGVTIDQCTECRGIFLDRGELEKLFAAEATFNRSQGGQVPPPPAPPAPHQQPIHHQQQPGYAPPPPPPGYGAPRPNAYPPAVPAYGHHGHYRHAGHHGHYRRRSFLHGLFD, encoded by the coding sequence ATGCATATGACCTGTCCCAAGTGTCACGGCGAGATGCGGGTGTACGAGCGCAGCGGTGTCACGATCGATCAGTGCACCGAGTGCCGGGGGATCTTCCTGGACCGCGGTGAGCTGGAGAAGCTCTTCGCCGCCGAGGCCACCTTCAACCGTTCGCAGGGCGGTCAGGTCCCGCCCCCTCCTGCGCCGCCCGCCCCGCACCAGCAGCCCATCCACCACCAGCAGCAGCCCGGCTACGCGCCGCCGCCCCCGCCGCCCGGGTATGGGGCTCCGCGGCCGAACGCCTACCCACCCGCCGTCCCGGCCTACGGTCACCACGGCCACTACCGGCACGCGGGGCACCACGGCCACTACCGTCGCCGCAGCTTCCTGCACGGCCTGTTCGACTGA
- a CDS encoding glycosyltransferase 87 family protein: MIKLSDRAVDLLFYALSAVFALVTALTSTLLPHRAWGAVAAGGYLAAALLVYLVRRRELLTWAAWGAVALLPMVIQAVQRAGGRTDRAQEEVLVVEHMGESLLHSGTPYLSRAEIAAIPLDERLLGYRPYQPGMSIFGLPRALAGEFWFTDARIWFAVVTVSALAAAFHFVRSTPGSVRALQAATVLPVTALTLATGGDDIPVLALCLLALALAGAGRFGWSSVAVGFAAACKLFALPVVAVLVVFALFTRSWRLLPGALGLPLLALVPPLLVDPDALIENVLRFPLGHGLVTSPAQSPFPGYLISQIEPGGRYLAMGLLGLAAVVIGILLLRRPPRTARSAAFFCGYGLLTAILLMPTTRFGYLLYPAALVFFALALSKDTATSAASSAARGDTALYRR, translated from the coding sequence GTGATCAAGCTGTCGGATCGGGCCGTCGACCTGCTCTTCTATGCGCTCTCCGCGGTCTTCGCCCTGGTCACCGCGCTGACCTCGACGTTGCTGCCGCATCGGGCGTGGGGTGCGGTAGCGGCCGGTGGTTATCTGGCCGCCGCCCTGCTCGTCTACCTGGTGCGGCGTCGTGAACTGCTGACCTGGGCCGCCTGGGGCGCGGTCGCATTGCTGCCGATGGTGATCCAGGCGGTGCAGCGGGCCGGTGGGCGCACCGACCGGGCTCAGGAGGAAGTGCTGGTCGTCGAGCACATGGGTGAGTCGCTGCTGCACAGCGGCACGCCCTACCTGAGCCGGGCGGAGATCGCCGCGATCCCGCTCGACGAGCGCCTTCTCGGCTACCGGCCCTACCAACCCGGCATGTCGATCTTCGGCCTGCCACGGGCGCTCGCCGGCGAGTTCTGGTTCACCGATGCCCGGATCTGGTTCGCGGTGGTCACGGTCAGCGCGCTGGCTGCGGCTTTTCATTTCGTACGTTCAACGCCGGGTTCCGTACGGGCCCTGCAAGCCGCCACCGTCCTCCCCGTGACGGCGTTGACACTCGCCACCGGCGGGGACGACATCCCGGTTCTGGCCTTGTGCCTGCTCGCGCTGGCATTAGCCGGAGCCGGTCGTTTCGGCTGGTCCAGCGTAGCCGTCGGGTTCGCCGCCGCGTGCAAACTGTTCGCCCTGCCGGTGGTCGCGGTGCTGGTCGTGTTCGCGCTGTTCACCCGGTCGTGGCGGCTGCTTCCGGGTGCCCTCGGGTTGCCGCTGCTCGCCCTGGTCCCGCCGCTGCTGGTCGACCCGGACGCACTGATCGAGAACGTGCTCCGGTTCCCCCTGGGGCACGGCCTGGTGACCAGCCCCGCGCAGTCCCCGTTCCCCGGCTACCTGATCTCCCAGATCGAGCCGGGCGGGCGCTACCTCGCCATGGGCCTGCTCGGACTCGCGGCCGTCGTGATCGGGATCCTGCTGCTGCGCCGCCCGCCACGTACCGCCCGGTCCGCTGCCTTCTTCTGCGGATACGGACTTCTCACCGCGATCCTGTTGATGCCGACAACACGATTCGGATACCTGCTCTACCCGGCCGCACTGGTCTTTTTCGCCCTGGCACTCAGCAAGGACACAGCGACTTCGGCCGCATCTTCGGCTGCACGGGGAGACACCGCCTTGTACCGTCGTTGA
- a CDS encoding putative bifunctional diguanylate cyclase/phosphodiesterase: MSQDRNVDNVTDQRLRLLVGLVVVLGVCAVAGLAAYALREPVPTPQPLVLAGLCGALIIAKRVRVYVRVQSNVDSNTWGEVPVLIGLTLVPAPWVVLCAIAATLVIRCLTWVGVQKTVFAVAKDTLTTGAAAMVFLAFGVRGDLTDPSFPMAAIVVALVTFIVIDHLAFVPVLSAATGVGLWQVALHDWASKVILHLGELVAVLLVVGVLATGTNPLLLLCVPLVVVCMHLWQSRSVRTREERESWQRLAKATDELNAVDLTQVLHSATTRAAQIFSAAEATIDLAARTVRATESQVLADGPIPATNLAPPDETTVDLIAHDGSVRVGVLRLRFGGTVRLTEVEQYKLRTFASAICTAIRNAQAYAELARIAAENAHAAAHDPLTGLANRRRLYEHADHLFRATSHSGLFALLMIDLNHFKEVNDTLGHAAGDEVLRQVAARLRDSAAPGDLVARLGGDEFAVLLTGLPTPALAGHRATGMLAALETDIEVEGMRITVEAAGGIALAAGTGGVEELMRRADIAMYQAKRSGEQTFVYAHARDTADLGRLMLTGELRRAVAEHEFIVDFQPIVDLGTGEVVAAEALARWHHPEQGSLSPVQFLETVERSGQLPAFADAVLEQSLIARQSWREAGFDLPVAVNVSPRSLLDPTFPGAVLAMLARHDAPANRLVLELTETLTVSQLDVVERTLAELRDAGIRLAIDDFGTGVSSLSVLSRIPVHQLKIDREFVAGVETSAEAAAVIRTTVDLARNLNLTVVAEGVESEPQRRALWSLGCLAGQGHLFARPYSAARFLTILQRGSGILAVALHDEGSVVRLPARRLPNLPA; this comes from the coding sequence ATGTCTCAAGACCGAAACGTCGACAACGTGACCGATCAGCGGCTCCGGCTGCTCGTCGGTCTCGTCGTCGTTCTGGGGGTCTGTGCCGTCGCCGGTCTCGCGGCGTACGCGTTACGCGAACCCGTCCCCACCCCGCAGCCGCTGGTCCTCGCCGGCCTCTGCGGCGCCCTGATCATCGCCAAGCGGGTCCGGGTCTACGTCCGGGTGCAGTCCAACGTCGACAGCAACACCTGGGGCGAGGTTCCGGTCCTGATCGGGCTCACTCTGGTACCGGCACCCTGGGTGGTGCTCTGCGCTATCGCCGCCACCCTGGTGATCCGCTGTCTGACCTGGGTCGGCGTGCAGAAGACCGTGTTCGCCGTCGCCAAGGACACCCTGACCACCGGCGCGGCCGCCATGGTCTTCCTGGCCTTCGGGGTGCGAGGCGATCTGACCGACCCGTCCTTCCCGATGGCCGCGATCGTGGTCGCCCTCGTCACCTTCATCGTGATCGACCATCTGGCCTTCGTGCCGGTGCTGTCCGCCGCCACCGGAGTCGGCCTGTGGCAGGTGGCGCTGCACGACTGGGCCAGCAAGGTCATCCTGCACCTCGGCGAACTGGTCGCCGTCCTGCTCGTCGTGGGGGTGCTCGCGACCGGCACGAACCCGCTGCTCCTGCTGTGCGTCCCGCTCGTTGTGGTGTGCATGCACCTGTGGCAGTCCCGCAGCGTCCGGACCCGTGAGGAGCGCGAGTCCTGGCAGCGCCTGGCCAAAGCGACCGACGAACTCAACGCCGTGGACCTCACCCAGGTCCTGCACTCAGCGACGACCCGGGCGGCACAGATCTTCTCCGCCGCCGAGGCCACCATCGACCTGGCCGCTCGCACCGTCCGCGCCACCGAGTCCCAGGTCCTGGCCGACGGTCCGATTCCGGCCACGAACCTGGCGCCACCCGACGAGACCACCGTCGACCTGATCGCCCACGACGGCAGCGTCCGGGTCGGGGTGCTGCGGCTCCGGTTCGGCGGGACGGTCCGGCTCACCGAGGTCGAACAGTACAAACTGCGTACCTTCGCATCCGCGATCTGCACCGCCATCCGCAACGCCCAGGCGTACGCCGAACTGGCTCGTATCGCCGCGGAGAACGCCCACGCCGCCGCCCACGACCCGCTCACCGGCCTGGCCAACCGCCGCCGCCTGTACGAACACGCCGACCACCTGTTCCGGGCCACCTCGCACTCCGGCCTGTTCGCACTGCTGATGATCGACTTGAACCACTTCAAAGAAGTCAACGACACCCTCGGGCACGCGGCCGGTGACGAGGTGCTGCGCCAGGTGGCCGCCCGGCTGCGGGACTCGGCCGCCCCCGGTGACCTGGTCGCCCGCCTCGGTGGTGACGAGTTCGCGGTGCTGCTCACCGGCCTGCCCACACCGGCGCTGGCCGGGCATCGGGCCACCGGCATGCTCGCCGCGCTGGAGACCGACATCGAGGTCGAGGGCATGCGGATCACCGTCGAGGCAGCCGGCGGCATCGCCCTGGCCGCCGGCACCGGCGGCGTGGAAGAGCTGATGCGCCGCGCCGACATCGCCATGTACCAGGCGAAACGTTCCGGCGAGCAGACCTTCGTCTACGCGCATGCCCGGGACACCGCCGACCTGGGCCGGCTGATGCTCACCGGAGAGCTGCGGCGGGCGGTGGCCGAACACGAGTTCATCGTCGACTTCCAGCCGATCGTCGACCTGGGCACCGGCGAGGTGGTGGCAGCCGAGGCCCTGGCCCGCTGGCACCATCCCGAGCAGGGCAGTCTCAGCCCGGTGCAGTTCCTGGAGACGGTGGAACGGTCCGGGCAACTGCCGGCCTTCGCCGACGCGGTGCTGGAACAGTCACTGATCGCCCGGCAGAGCTGGCGGGAAGCCGGTTTCGATCTGCCGGTCGCGGTGAACGTGTCGCCACGGAGCCTGCTCGACCCGACCTTTCCCGGGGCGGTGCTGGCCATGCTGGCGCGACATGACGCCCCGGCCAACCGGCTCGTCCTGGAACTCACCGAGACGCTCACCGTCAGTCAGCTCGACGTGGTCGAGCGCACCCTCGCCGAGCTGCGCGATGCCGGGATCCGGCTGGCCATCGACGACTTCGGCACCGGGGTCTCGTCACTGTCGGTGCTGTCCCGGATCCCGGTGCACCAACTCAAGATCGATCGGGAGTTCGTGGCCGGGGTGGAGACCTCGGCGGAGGCCGCGGCGGTCATCCGTACCACCGTCGATCTGGCCCGCAACCTCAATCTCACCGTGGTCGCCGAAGGCGTGGAGAGCGAACCGCAACGCCGGGCCCTCTGGTCGCTGGGCTGCCTGGCCGGGCAGGGACACCTGTTCGCCCGGCCCTACTCCGCCGCCCGATTCCTGACGATCCTGCAGCGCGGTTCCGGGATTCTGGCGGTGGCCCTGCACGACGAGGGATCGGTGGTCCGCCTGCCCGCCCGCCGTCTGCCAAACTTGCCCGCGTGA
- the moaC gene encoding cyclic pyranopterin monophosphate synthase MoaC gives MTRLTHVDEAGAARMVDVSAKAVSDRRAVAAGRVQTTAEVIELLLRDGLPKGDALAVARLAGIMGAKRTPDLIPLCHPIGLHGVKVELETTATTVEITAITKTADRTGVEMEALTAVATAGLAMIDMIKAVDPAASLEAIRVLRKEGGKTGDWVRPENRP, from the coding sequence ATGACCCGACTCACCCATGTCGACGAGGCCGGTGCCGCGCGGATGGTGGACGTTTCCGCCAAGGCGGTGAGCGACCGCCGGGCCGTCGCCGCCGGCCGCGTTCAGACCACCGCCGAAGTCATCGAACTGCTCCTCCGTGACGGCCTGCCGAAAGGCGACGCGCTCGCGGTGGCCCGCCTCGCCGGAATCATGGGCGCGAAACGGACGCCCGACCTGATTCCGCTCTGCCACCCGATCGGCCTGCACGGCGTCAAGGTCGAGCTGGAGACCACCGCCACCACCGTCGAGATCACCGCGATCACCAAGACCGCCGACCGCACCGGCGTCGAGATGGAGGCACTCACCGCCGTCGCCACCGCCGGCCTCGCGATGATCGACATGATCAAGGCGGTGGACCCCGCGGCCAGCCTGGAAGCCATCCGGGTTCTGCGCAAAGAAGGCGGCAAAACCGGCGATTGGGTACGACCGGAGAACCGGCCGTGA
- a CDS encoding MogA/MoaB family molybdenum cofactor biosynthesis protein, producing the protein MTITARVIVASNRAAAGIYADTSGPRLVAGLRDLGCEVGEPVVVPDGDPVADALRTAVADGVDVVLTSGGTGVTPTDRTPEATRGLLDFEIPGIAEAIRAHSRDKVPAAALSRGLAGVAGRTLIVNLPGSTGGAKDGLAVLAPLLSHTVDQIRGGDH; encoded by the coding sequence GTGACCATCACCGCACGAGTGATCGTCGCGTCGAACCGCGCGGCCGCCGGGATCTACGCCGACACCAGCGGGCCCCGCCTCGTCGCCGGTCTCCGCGACCTCGGGTGCGAGGTGGGCGAGCCGGTGGTGGTACCCGACGGGGACCCGGTCGCCGACGCCCTGCGCACTGCCGTCGCCGACGGTGTCGACGTGGTGCTGACCAGCGGCGGTACCGGAGTCACCCCCACCGACCGCACCCCCGAGGCCACCCGCGGGTTGCTCGATTTCGAGATCCCCGGCATCGCCGAGGCGATCCGCGCCCACAGCCGCGACAAGGTGCCGGCCGCGGCCCTGTCCCGGGGACTGGCCGGAGTGGCCGGGCGCACCCTGATCGTCAACCTGCCCGGCTCCACCGGCGGCGCCAAGGACGGCCTGGCAGTCCTGGCTCCACTGCTGTCCCACACCGTCGACCAGATCCGGGGCGGCGACCACTGA
- a CDS encoding molybdopterin molybdotransferase MoeA produces MTESTPVDWELARTLAYRAGLSATGGAEQIPLGEADGRTLAEPLRTLTDLPAFPTSSIDGWAVRGAAPWRPVGRVLAGGAPEPLTEDGTCVEIATGAMVPDHTTALIRVEDSVTGADGRVSGEPRTGPVPDGRLPGEEARLGEELFPAGTPVDPAVIGVAATCGYESLSVYPVPRAALLVFGDELLTSGVPGAGRVRDSLGPQVPSWLRRYGATIGTVTGPVKDTLTAHVDAIRSALDTADLICTTGGTMNGPVDHLHPALAELGATYLVNTVAVRPGFPMLLARVPGPDGRPRFLAGLPGNPQSAVIALVTLVAPLLAGLRGRALPPLPTVTAGSDVAGRGDFTHLALAALDPTGRTATPVGHVGSAMLRGLANAHGFVVNRPGTRTTAGDPVPFLPLPLTPGERP; encoded by the coding sequence GTGACCGAGTCGACCCCTGTGGACTGGGAACTGGCGCGCACGCTCGCCTATCGGGCGGGCCTGTCGGCGACGGGTGGCGCAGAGCAGATTCCGCTGGGTGAGGCCGACGGCCGGACCCTCGCGGAGCCCCTGCGCACCCTCACTGACCTGCCCGCCTTCCCGACTTCGAGCATCGACGGATGGGCCGTGCGCGGTGCCGCGCCGTGGCGCCCGGTCGGCCGGGTGCTGGCCGGTGGCGCTCCGGAGCCGCTGACCGAGGACGGCACCTGCGTCGAGATCGCCACCGGCGCGATGGTGCCGGACCACACCACCGCCCTGATCCGCGTCGAGGACTCGGTCACCGGCGCCGACGGGCGGGTCTCCGGCGAGCCCCGGACCGGACCGGTTCCGGACGGCCGGCTGCCCGGCGAGGAGGCGAGACTCGGTGAGGAGCTGTTCCCAGCCGGGACCCCGGTCGATCCGGCGGTCATCGGGGTGGCCGCGACCTGTGGATACGAGTCGCTGTCGGTTTACCCCGTACCGCGCGCCGCCCTGTTGGTCTTCGGCGACGAACTGCTGACCTCGGGTGTGCCCGGGGCCGGCCGGGTGCGTGACTCGCTGGGCCCGCAGGTGCCGTCCTGGCTGCGGCGGTACGGCGCGACCATCGGCACCGTGACCGGCCCGGTCAAGGACACGCTCACCGCACACGTCGACGCGATCCGGTCCGCCCTCGACACCGCCGACCTGATCTGCACCACCGGCGGCACGATGAACGGCCCGGTCGACCACCTGCATCCGGCGCTGGCCGAGCTGGGCGCGACCTACCTCGTCAACACCGTGGCCGTGCGTCCCGGCTTCCCGATGCTGCTCGCCCGGGTGCCCGGTCCGGACGGCCGTCCGCGCTTTTTGGCCGGGCTGCCCGGCAACCCGCAGTCCGCGGTGATCGCCCTGGTCACGCTGGTGGCCCCACTACTCGCGGGTCTCCGGGGCCGGGCCTTGCCGCCGCTGCCGACGGTGACCGCCGGCAGCGACGTGGCGGGCCGTGGCGACTTCACCCACCTGGCGCTGGCCGCCCTGGACCCGACCGGCCGGACCGCTACCCCGGTCGGCCACGTCGGCTCGGCCATGCTGCGCGGTCTGGCGAACGCCCACGGCTTCGTCGTCAACCGGCCCGGCACCCGGACCACCGCGGGCGATCCGGTGCCCTTCCTGCCCCTTCCGCTGACTCCCGGGGAGCGCCCATGA
- a CDS encoding molybdenum cofactor biosynthesis protein MoaE — MTTPTPIAAPGPEATGPEATGPETPGPAVTGSVTLVAVLDETLDLAAHEEAVADPRAGAVVSFQGVVRDHDHGRGVTLLEYEGHPSAAAILREVAEEIAADPAVYAVAVSHRVGTLRIGDVALVASVSTAHRAAAFTACARLVDEAKARLPIWKRQVFLDGTEEWVNCP; from the coding sequence ATGACCACCCCGACCCCCATCGCGGCACCCGGCCCCGAAGCGACTGGTCCGGAAGCGACTGGTCCGGAAACGCCTGGCCCGGCTGTCACCGGTTCGGTGACCCTGGTCGCGGTCCTTGACGAGACGCTGGACCTGGCCGCGCACGAGGAAGCGGTGGCCGACCCGCGGGCCGGTGCCGTCGTCTCCTTCCAGGGCGTCGTCCGCGACCACGACCACGGGCGCGGCGTGACCCTGCTCGAATACGAGGGCCATCCCAGCGCGGCCGCGATCCTGCGCGAGGTCGCCGAGGAGATCGCCGCGGACCCGGCGGTCTATGCGGTGGCGGTCTCGCACCGGGTCGGCACTCTGCGGATCGGCGACGTGGCACTTGTCGCATCGGTGAGCACCGCCCATCGCGCGGCCGCCTTCACTGCCTGCGCCCGCCTGGTCGACGAGGCCAAGGCCCGCCTGCCGATCTGGAAGCGCCAGGTCTTCCTGGACGGTACCGAAGAGTGGGTCAACTGCCCCTGA
- a CDS encoding SigE family RNA polymerase sigma factor → MHADLEERFRAMVAAEHLPLRRFARSLTRDTHRADDLVQSAMEKMYVAWPRTHNVAEAGAYLRTIVIRQAVSESRRPWRREYSAEVLPDAGQVDGVPSAMLRYDLAQALTTLTVKQRAIVVLRYVEDRGVQEVAEMMGIAPGTVKRQSADAVAKLRRVLGEDFADDAPENRPGSPTVTATPGGNR, encoded by the coding sequence ATGCACGCCGACCTTGAGGAAAGGTTTCGCGCGATGGTAGCCGCGGAACACTTGCCGCTGCGCCGCTTCGCGCGGTCCCTCACTCGTGACACCCATCGCGCCGACGATCTGGTGCAGAGTGCGATGGAGAAGATGTACGTGGCCTGGCCTCGTACGCACAATGTCGCCGAGGCCGGCGCCTACCTACGGACCATCGTGATCCGTCAGGCCGTGAGCGAGAGCCGCCGGCCGTGGCGGCGGGAGTACAGCGCCGAGGTCCTGCCGGATGCCGGCCAAGTGGACGGCGTCCCGTCCGCGATGCTGCGGTACGACCTGGCACAGGCGCTGACCACCCTTACCGTCAAACAGCGGGCGATCGTCGTGCTGCGTTATGTCGAGGACCGCGGCGTCCAGGAGGTCGCCGAGATGATGGGCATCGCACCCGGCACCGTGAAACGGCAGAGTGCCGATGCCGTCGCCAAGCTGCGCCGCGTCCTCGGTGAGGACTTCGCCGACGACGCCCCCGAGAACCGCCCCGGTTCACCCACCGTCACCGCGACCCCCGGAGGTAACCGATGA
- a CDS encoding glycosyltransferase family 87 protein, which yields MRSGWVALGVLVTVAIITLCLRWYELSTLAVNHQAIRGWLDGDGLYTYRDPGTQTGTTLPPALAILLTPLALLPLHGAGWLLALAGTAALLLVALIVAGPVARRHGQRRTPFVLGVAALALLAEPVRAVIGLGRPELLIVALVAVDLVALRRAARIRHRALAGIPALRRLPISRRWSRPGTSHPGAAHQGTSRPGITRPRPGPFRRIWTGGSWAGLGTGLAVTFSATSLLFVIYLVITRQRRAAGTALATAAAVILAALLVAPAETLAWYGTTMWELDRPAPISDPGNQSLAGVMARLYGFPAPPVLVWFSFGILLLAVGLIRARSAHTEGDEVAAFTLVGLTVAVTGPASTAAESLWMLPAVLILADTGLRRHRSARLPRQARLAGTWYLVAAAFGYLTVVATPAWSLVWNVPAATMILLVNILPSRHASPPLATTSPTRRRAAIPLPRGG from the coding sequence GTGCGATCAGGATGGGTCGCGCTGGGCGTCCTGGTCACGGTTGCGATCATCACCCTTTGCCTGCGCTGGTACGAGTTGAGCACGCTCGCCGTCAACCACCAGGCGATCCGGGGCTGGCTGGACGGGGACGGGCTCTACACGTACCGCGACCCCGGCACGCAGACCGGCACCACCCTGCCGCCCGCGCTGGCCATCCTGCTGACCCCACTAGCCCTGCTGCCGCTGCACGGGGCCGGCTGGCTGCTGGCGCTGGCCGGAACCGCCGCCCTCCTGCTCGTCGCCCTGATCGTCGCCGGACCGGTGGCCCGCCGTCACGGGCAGCGGCGTACTCCGTTCGTACTCGGTGTCGCCGCTCTGGCTCTGCTGGCCGAACCGGTCCGCGCCGTCATCGGTCTCGGCCGGCCCGAACTGCTGATCGTCGCCCTGGTCGCCGTCGACCTGGTGGCACTCCGCCGGGCCGCCCGGATCCGGCACCGTGCCCTGGCCGGGATCCCCGCCCTCCGGCGGCTGCCGATCTCCCGGCGCTGGTCCCGCCCCGGAACCTCCCATCCGGGGGCCGCCCATCAGGGAACCTCGCGGCCGGGGATCACCCGGCCGCGACCCGGGCCGTTCCGCCGGATCTGGACCGGTGGTTCGTGGGCCGGACTCGGCACCGGCCTGGCCGTCACGTTCAGCGCCACCTCGCTGCTGTTCGTGATCTACCTGGTGATCACCCGGCAGCGGCGGGCCGCCGGCACCGCCCTGGCCACGGCCGCGGCGGTCATCCTCGCCGCCCTGCTGGTGGCTCCGGCGGAAACCCTCGCCTGGTACGGCACGACGATGTGGGAACTCGACCGGCCCGCCCCGATCAGCGACCCCGGCAACCAGTCCCTGGCCGGTGTGATGGCCCGGCTCTACGGCTTCCCCGCCCCGCCGGTCCTGGTGTGGTTCTCGTTCGGCATCCTGCTGCTCGCCGTCGGCCTGATCCGGGCCCGGTCCGCACACACCGAAGGCGACGAGGTGGCCGCGTTCACCCTGGTCGGGCTGACCGTCGCGGTCACCGGGCCGGCCAGCACCGCCGCGGAGAGCCTGTGGATGCTGCCCGCCGTCCTGATCCTGGCCGACACCGGCCTCCGCCGGCACCGCAGCGCCCGCCTACCGCGGCAGGCGCGCCTCGCCGGAACCTGGTACCTGGTGGCCGCCGCGTTCGGTTACCTGACGGTGGTCGCCACCCCGGCCTGGTCACTTGTCTGGAACGTACCGGCGGCGACGATGATCCTGCTGGTCAACATCCTGCCGTCCCGGCACGCCTCACCGCCGCTGGCCACCACCAGCCCCACCCGGCGCCGGGCCGCCATCCCCCTGCCCCGAGGGGGTTGA
- a CDS encoding DoxX family protein — protein MRPVRTAARAMLGSIFVLDGVRTLAQPEKRAEAARPLADRARPFLERADPRLPTDPVTLVRVKAVADVLAGLALATGRFTRPAAAVLATGLVAHTLSDRDNRDQVLRDLGLLGGLLLAAADTEGRPGLRYRTSHAVQRSRRTARRALRTAKREARIATLSAATARKLPG, from the coding sequence ATGAGGCCCGTACGCACCGCTGCCCGCGCCATGCTCGGATCGATTTTTGTGCTCGACGGCGTCCGCACTCTGGCTCAGCCGGAGAAGCGGGCCGAGGCGGCTCGCCCGCTCGCCGACCGGGCCCGGCCGTTCCTGGAGCGAGCCGATCCACGCCTGCCCACCGACCCGGTCACTCTGGTCCGGGTGAAGGCCGTCGCCGACGTGCTGGCCGGTCTGGCTCTGGCCACCGGGCGCTTCACCAGGCCGGCCGCCGCGGTCCTGGCCACCGGCCTGGTGGCGCACACCCTGTCCGACCGGGACAACCGCGATCAGGTGCTGCGGGACCTTGGTCTGCTCGGCGGGCTGCTGCTGGCGGCGGCCGACACCGAGGGCCGTCCCGGACTGCGTTACCGCACGTCACACGCGGTGCAACGGAGCCGGCGGACGGCTCGCCGGGCACTGCGTACCGCCAAGCGGGAAGCCCGGATCGCCACCCTCTCGGCCGCCACTGCGCGCAAATTGCCCGGCTAA
- a CDS encoding ATP-binding protein codes for MDPVRNPYAPGAGQRPPELAGRNRELDAFDIVLERVARGRPERSLVLTGLRGVGKTVLLNTLRSAAIGRLWGTGKIEARPDQSLRRPVSGALHMAIRELAPHHRDPDRVDEVLGVLKAFALRANDENAKLRDRWTPGIDVPPARGRADSGDIEIDLVELFTDVASLATDVGTGIALFIDEMQDLSATDVSALCAACHELSQLGAPLIVVGAGLPHLPAVLSAAKSYSERLFRYARIDRLDRDAADLALGVPAEREGVDYDQEALDLLYEKSGGYPYFVQAYGKATWDHAPQSPITAADVRVAAPEAEGELAVGFFGSRFERATPAEREYMRAMAALSDDPGNDMDAAVPTSEIAVSLGRKPASLSPARDALIKKGLIYSGERGTVAFTVPHFGRYLRTQPV; via the coding sequence ATGGATCCGGTGCGCAACCCGTACGCCCCCGGCGCCGGTCAGCGACCACCCGAGCTGGCCGGGCGCAACCGCGAGCTGGACGCCTTCGACATCGTCCTGGAGCGGGTCGCCCGCGGCCGCCCCGAGCGCAGTCTGGTCCTGACCGGCCTGCGCGGCGTCGGCAAGACGGTGCTGCTCAACACGCTGCGCTCGGCGGCGATCGGACGGCTCTGGGGCACCGGCAAGATCGAGGCCCGGCCGGACCAGTCGTTGCGCCGCCCGGTCTCCGGCGCGCTGCACATGGCGATCCGTGAGTTGGCCCCGCACCATCGGGACCCGGATCGGGTGGACGAGGTGCTGGGCGTGCTCAAGGCGTTCGCACTGCGGGCCAACGACGAGAACGCCAAGCTGCGGGACCGGTGGACACCCGGCATCGACGTACCCCCGGCTCGCGGTCGTGCCGACTCCGGCGACATCGAGATCGATCTGGTCGAGCTGTTCACCGACGTCGCTTCGCTGGCCACTGACGTGGGCACCGGGATCGCCCTGTTCATCGACGAGATGCAGGACCTGAGTGCCACCGACGTGTCGGCGCTCTGCGCGGCGTGTCACGAGTTGTCGCAGCTCGGGGCGCCGCTGATCGTGGTCGGCGCCGGGCTGCCGCATCTGCCGGCCGTGTTGTCGGCCGCCAAGTCGTACTCCGAGCGGCTGTTCCGCTATGCCCGGATCGACCGGCTGGACCGGGACGCCGCCGATCTCGCGCTGGGGGTGCCGGCCGAGCGGGAGGGGGTGGACTACGACCAGGAGGCCCTGGATCTGCTGTACGAGAAGTCGGGCGGATATCCGTACTTCGTCCAGGCGTACGGCAAGGCGACCTGGGATCACGCGCCGCAGTCACCGATCACCGCCGCCGACGTCCGGGTGGCCGCGCCGGAGGCCGAGGGTGAGCTGGCGGTCGGCTTCTTCGGCTCCCGGTTCGAGCGGGCCACCCCGGCCGAGCGGGAGTACATGCGGGCCATGGCGGCGCTCTCCGACGACCCCGGCAACGACATGGACGCCGCGGTGCCGACCTCGGAGATCGCGGTCTCGCTCGGGCGTAAGCCGGCCAGCCTGTCCCCGGCTCGGGACGCGCTGATCAAAAAGGGACTCATCTACTCGGGCGAGCGAGGGACCGTGGCGTTCACCGTCCCGCACTTCGGCCGGTACCTCCGAACCCAGCCGGTGTGA